The proteins below are encoded in one region of Mycobacterium shinjukuense:
- the prrB gene encoding two-component system sensor histidine kinase PrrB, translated as MNILSRIFARTPSLRTRVVVATAIGAAIPVLIVGTVVWVGITNDRKERLDRRLDEAAGFAIPFVPRGLDEIPRSPNDRDALITVRSGNVIKSNSDITLPRLQADYADTYIRGVRYRVRTVEIPGPEPTSVAVGATYDTTIAETNNLHRRVLLICAFAIGAAAVFAWLLAAFAVRPFKQLAEQTRSIDAGDEAPRVEVHGASEAIEIAEAMRGMLQRIWNEQNRTKEALASARDFAAVSSHELRTPLTAMRTNLEVLSTLDLPEDQRKEVLNDVIRTQSRIEATLSALERLAQGELSTSEDHVPVDITELLDRAAHDAMRIYPDLDVSLVPSPTCIIVGLPAGLRLAVDNAIANAVKHGGATRVQLSAVSSRAGVEIAIDDNGSGVPEDERTVVFERFSRGSTASHSGSGLGLALVAQQAQLHGGTASLDSSPLGGARLLLKLPGPS; from the coding sequence GTGAACATCCTGTCGCGGATCTTCGCCCGCACGCCCTCGCTGCGCACCCGGGTGGTGGTCGCGACGGCCATCGGCGCGGCGATTCCGGTGCTCATCGTCGGCACCGTCGTCTGGGTCGGGATCACCAACGACCGCAAGGAGCGGCTGGACCGGCGGCTGGACGAGGCCGCCGGATTCGCCATCCCGTTCGTGCCGCGCGGTCTCGACGAGATCCCACGCTCACCCAACGACCGCGACGCCCTCATCACGGTCCGCAGCGGCAACGTGATCAAGTCGAATTCCGACATCACGCTGCCCAGGCTGCAGGCCGACTATGCCGACACCTATATCCGCGGGGTGCGCTACCGGGTGCGCACGGTCGAGATACCCGGACCCGAGCCGACGTCGGTGGCGGTGGGCGCGACCTACGACACCACCATCGCCGAGACCAACAACCTGCATCGCCGGGTGCTGCTGATCTGTGCCTTCGCCATCGGCGCGGCCGCGGTGTTCGCCTGGCTGCTGGCCGCCTTCGCGGTGCGGCCGTTCAAACAGCTTGCCGAACAAACCAGGTCGATCGACGCCGGTGACGAGGCGCCTCGGGTCGAGGTGCACGGCGCGAGCGAGGCCATCGAGATCGCCGAGGCGATGCGGGGCATGTTGCAGCGCATCTGGAACGAGCAGAACCGGACCAAGGAGGCGCTGGCCTCGGCCCGCGATTTCGCGGCGGTGTCATCGCACGAATTGCGCACCCCGCTGACCGCGATGCGGACCAACCTCGAGGTGTTGTCCACCCTGGATCTGCCCGAGGACCAGCGCAAAGAGGTGCTCAACGATGTGATCCGCACCCAGTCGCGCATCGAAGCCACGCTAAGCGCCCTGGAACGGTTGGCCCAGGGTGAACTGTCCACCTCGGAGGATCATGTGCCGGTCGACATCACCGAGCTGCTCGACCGGGCGGCCCACGACGCCATGCGGATCTACCCCGACCTGGACGTCTCCCTGGTGCCCTCGCCGACCTGCATCATCGTGGGCCTGCCGGCCGGCCTGCGGCTGGCGGTCGACAACGCCATCGCCAACGCCGTCAAACACGGCGGCGCGACCCGGGTGCAGCTGTCGGCGGTCAGCTCCCGGGCCGGGGTCGAGATCGCCATCGACGACAACGGCAGCGGAGTGCCCGAAGACGAGCGCACGGTGGTGTTCGAGCGGTTCTCCCGCGGGTCCACGGCGTCGCATTCGGGTTCCGGCCTGGGTTTGGCGTTGGTGGCCCAGCAGGCCCAGCTGCACGGCGGGACCGCTTCGCTGGACAGCAGCCCGCTCGGCGGCGCGCGGCTGCTGCTGAAACTTCCCGGCCCCAGTTAG
- the arfA gene encoding channel-forming protein ArfA/OmpATb translates to MAGSKVGVGEPAAPTDARRTPRFRRRPLGRSWWIGLLVIPLLIAAIGYGAFERPRSVTGPTGDLPTLATASATPSVAGPSLSLLSISRSGNTITLIGDFPDDAAKAALIKALQGLLTPGVNVIDQIRIDPLARALDFSNAEPVFTAGVPIPDFGLKVERDTITLTGTAGSPDQKDAVERAVANAWDGVNVANKIEVKGQAPATGTAGPTPPPPGTAAPGPCADLQSAINAVTGGPIAFAGDGVSLTPADEQILARVADKLKACPEARVTINGYTDNSGSEFLNIPLSAQRASTVADFLIAHGVARDRVAAKGLGSMNPIASNDTPEGRAKNRRAEIVVG, encoded by the coding sequence ATGGCGGGTTCCAAGGTGGGCGTCGGCGAACCGGCCGCGCCCACCGACGCGCGGCGAACCCCCAGATTCCGCCGGCGCCCGCTGGGCCGTTCCTGGTGGATTGGCCTGCTGGTTATTCCGTTGCTGATAGCGGCAATCGGCTACGGCGCGTTCGAGCGGCCCCGGTCGGTGACCGGGCCGACCGGAGATCTGCCGACACTGGCGACGGCCAGCGCCACCCCCAGCGTTGCGGGACCGTCGTTGTCGCTGCTTTCAATCAGCCGCAGCGGCAACACCATTACCCTGATCGGCGACTTTCCCGACGATGCCGCCAAGGCGGCGCTCATCAAGGCGCTCCAGGGATTGTTGACTCCCGGCGTCAACGTCATCGACCAGATCCGGATCGACCCGCTGGCGCGCGCCCTTGACTTCTCCAACGCAGAACCAGTTTTCACCGCCGGCGTGCCGATTCCCGATTTCGGCCTCAAGGTCGAGCGGGACACCATCACCCTGACCGGAACCGCCGGATCGCCCGATCAGAAGGACGCGGTCGAGCGGGCCGTCGCCAACGCCTGGGATGGGGTGAACGTGGCGAACAAGATCGAGGTCAAGGGCCAGGCTCCGGCAACCGGAACCGCCGGCCCCACGCCGCCACCGCCGGGGACCGCCGCACCCGGGCCGTGCGCCGACCTGCAGTCGGCCATCAATGCCGTGACCGGCGGGCCGATTGCCTTTGCCGGCGACGGGGTCAGCCTCACCCCAGCCGACGAGCAGATCCTGGCTCGGGTAGCCGACAAGCTCAAAGCGTGCCCGGAGGCGCGGGTGACCATCAACGGCTACACCGACAATTCCGGTAGCGAGTTCCTCAACATTCCGCTGAGCGCGCAGCGCGCCAGCACCGTCGCAGACTTTCTCATCGCCCACGGTGTTGCCCGTGATCGCGTTGCCGCCAAGGGTCTTGGTTCGATGAACCCGATCGCCAGCAACGACACACCCGAGGGTCGCGCGAAGAATCGTCGCGCCGAAATCGTGGTCGGGTAG
- the prrA gene encoding two-component system response regulator PrrA — protein MSDMDTGVTSPRVLVVDDDSDVLASLERGLRLSGFEVSTAVDGAEALRSATETRPDAIVLDINMPVLDGVSVVTALRAMDNDVPVCVLSARSSVDDRVAGLEAGADDYLVKPFVLAELVARVRALLRRRGSTATSSSETITVGPLEVDIPGRRARVNGVDVDLTKREFDLLAVLAEHKTAVLSRAQLLELVWGYDFAADTNVVDVFIGYLRRKLEAHGGPRLLHTVRGVGFVLRMQ, from the coding sequence ATGAGCGACATGGACACTGGTGTAACCTCGCCGCGGGTCTTGGTCGTCGACGACGACTCCGATGTGCTGGCCTCGCTGGAACGTGGCCTACGGTTGTCCGGCTTCGAGGTTTCGACCGCGGTCGATGGCGCCGAGGCCTTGCGCAGCGCGACCGAGACCCGGCCGGACGCGATCGTGCTCGACATCAACATGCCCGTGCTCGACGGCGTCAGCGTCGTCACGGCGCTGCGAGCGATGGACAACGACGTCCCGGTCTGTGTGCTGTCGGCACGCAGCTCGGTCGACGACCGGGTGGCCGGCCTGGAGGCCGGCGCCGACGACTATCTGGTCAAGCCGTTCGTGCTGGCCGAGTTGGTCGCCCGGGTGCGCGCGCTGCTGCGCCGCCGCGGCTCCACCGCCACGTCCTCCTCGGAGACCATCACGGTGGGCCCGCTGGAGGTGGACATCCCCGGCCGCCGCGCCCGGGTTAACGGCGTGGACGTCGATTTGACCAAGCGCGAGTTCGACCTGCTCGCGGTGCTGGCCGAACACAAGACGGCGGTGCTGTCCCGTGCGCAGCTGCTGGAGCTGGTGTGGGGCTACGACTTTGCCGCCGACACCAACGTCGTCGACGTGTTCATCGGGTACCTGCGCCGCAAGCTGGAGGCCCATGGCGGTCCCAGGCTGCTGCACACCGTCCGGGGAGTCGGGTTCGTGCTCAGGATGCAATGA
- the arfC gene encoding channel accessory protein ArfC, sunset domain variant → MDQVHWWLAALAFGLGMVLTLVLMVQPANEQVPVGTSRTRTGGSGAQPHRPTAKKPAPAHKATAPRTNKKAVTKDSPPKKAPARNQLSTTTIADAKESARERISVAKASPTMQARTLPFAPYGRGSARAGPDGGGPAGWLVKGRSDTRLYYTPDDPAYDSIVAQVWFRDEAAAARAFFTPWAKSARRK, encoded by the coding sequence ATGGACCAGGTGCATTGGTGGCTGGCCGCCCTGGCGTTCGGGCTTGGGATGGTGCTGACGCTCGTGCTGATGGTTCAGCCCGCCAACGAGCAAGTGCCGGTTGGGACTTCGAGGACGCGGACCGGCGGGTCGGGCGCGCAGCCGCATCGGCCGACGGCCAAGAAACCCGCTCCGGCGCACAAGGCAACCGCACCGCGCACCAACAAGAAGGCCGTCACCAAAGATTCGCCGCCGAAGAAAGCACCCGCCCGGAATCAATTGTCCACGACCACGATTGCCGATGCGAAAGAGTCTGCTAGGGAGCGGATTTCGGTGGCGAAAGCGTCGCCGACGATGCAGGCCCGCACGTTGCCGTTCGCGCCGTACGGCCGGGGCTCCGCTCGCGCCGGACCCGACGGCGGCGGACCGGCGGGATGGCTGGTGAAGGGCCGCTCGGATACCCGGCTGTACTACACCCCCGACGATCCGGCATACGATTCCATCGTCGCCCAGGTCTGGTTCCGGGACGAGGCCGCGGCGGCCAGGGCATTCTTCACACCGTGGGCCAAGAGCGCCCGGCGGAAGTGA
- the arfB gene encoding channel accessory protein ArfB, translating into MGFVIQWLCYLVAFLAGSAVAWVVGVSITRSGDDEPVAAPPEAGRP; encoded by the coding sequence ATGGGCTTTGTCATCCAGTGGTTGTGCTACCTGGTCGCGTTCCTCGCGGGCTCGGCCGTCGCCTGGGTCGTCGGTGTGTCGATCACCCGCAGCGGGGATGACGAACCGGTGGCTGCGCCGCCCGAGGCCGGGAGACCCTGA